The Leifsonia xyli genomic sequence ATCGTGCTGTTCGCTCCGCTGGTGATCGATGGCGGTGCGCGCACGCCGGGCGATGTCGTCCGCGCCTTCTTCTCCCCGCTGATCTACCTCATCGTCGCGATCGTCATCAACGAGATCGCGCACCGGATGCGGCTCCAGGTGAAGGCCGCGCACGAGTCGGCGGAGCAGCAGCAGGCGCTCCTGGCGCAGGCGGTCGTAGCGCAGGACGAGTTGGTGCTGAACGAGGCGCGCCTCAAGACCGCGAACCGACTCATCCAGAGCATCTGGAACGCCGTCACCGAGCAGTCCGTCATCGGCACCGACCTCGACGGCCTCATCGACGTGTGGAACCCGGGCGCCGAGAAGATGCTCGGCCTGACCGAGAAGCAGGTGCTCGACGGCAAGCACCACGTCATCGACTTCCACCTGCACGAGGAGCTGGAGCAGCGCCTCCAGGAGATGGACGCGCGGTTCACGACCGTGTCGAGCATCGACGACTTCTCCGCGCTGGTGGACACGGTGCGTGCCGGATCGGCGGACGTGCGCGACTGGACGTACGTGCGTCCCGACGGCAAGCGCGTCGCCGTGCAGGTCGCCGCGACGCCGCGCCTGGACGAGAACGGGCACCGCGTCGGCTTCATCTTCGTGGCCACCGACATGACCCAGGCGCGCGAGTTCGCCCGGCTGAAGGACGAGTTCGTCGGGCTGATCTCGCACGAGCTGCGCACACCGCTCAGCTCGATCCTCGGCTATCTGGAGCTCATGCGCGACGACGACGAGTCGCCGCTCTCGGAGGAGCAGCTTCAGTACCTCGGCGTCGCGGAACGCAACGCGCACCGTCTGCTGCGCCTGGTCGGAGACCTGCTCTTCACGGCCCAGGTGGAGTCGGGGCGCTTCCCGCTGGAGATCAAGGACGTCGACCTCGGCGGCGTCGTGTCGACCTCCGTCGAGTCGTCGGCTCCGGTGGCCGCAAACGCGGGCGTCACCCTGGTGAGCGAGGTCCCGGATCGGCCGGTGGAGGTGCGGGGCGACCCGGTGCGACTCGGGCAAGCGGTCGACAACCTCGTCTCCAACGCGCTCAAGTTCACACCACGCGGCGGAACGGTCACCGTGGCGCTGCGGCCGGACGGCGAGCAGGCCGTGATCGCCGTGACCGACACCGGCATCGGCATCCCGGCGGTGGAGCTCAGCCAGCTCTCGCAGCGCTTCTTCCGCGCCTCGACGGCCACCCGCAACGCGGTGCCGGGCGTCGGGCTGGGCCTGACCATCACCAAGGCGATCGTCACCGCCCACGGCGGCCGGCTCGACATCGCCAGCGAGGAGGGCGTCGGCACCTCGATCAGCATCGTGCTGCCGGTGGAGACGCCGCAGCCGGTGACCGAGGCGATCCCGCGGGCCGAGGTGACGAAGTGAGCGACGACCGTCCGGCCGAGCTGACGATCGACGACCGGACGATCGCCGTAGCGGTGGTGCAGTTCGCGCCGGGGGAGGACCGCGTCCACAACCGGGATGTGGTGTCGGGCTGATCGCGGTCGCGGCGCGGCGGCGCGCGCGTGGCTGGTACTCCTCCACTTCGTCGACCGCTGGGGGCGTCTTCGCCCGCAACGCCGAGACACGACGGCGACTTCGTCGGCGCGCTGGCGCGGCGGCGCGCGAGCACGACCTGTGGGGTGGCGGCCGGCGAGAGACCGACGTGCCCCACAAGTTCTCCAACACCCTGGTCGCGGTCGATCCCGCTGGGGATGTGGTGGCGACCTACCGCAAGCAGCACCTCTACGACGCGTTCGGCGCGCAGGAGTCGGAGTGGGTCGTCCCGGGACCTGGACGCGCCCCAGACCTTCGCGGTCGACGGGATCGTGGGCTCCAGACCTGCTACGACCTGCGGTTCCCCCAAGCGCGCGCCTGCGGACGCAGGGGCGGAGCTCGCGGTCCCCGCCGAGTGGGTCCGCGGCGAGGAGCACGGACGACCCTCCTCGCCGCCCGCGCCATCGAGAATACGCTCTACGTCGCAGCGGCCGACCATCCGCCCGCGATCGGCGTCGGCGCGAGCGCCGTCATCGACCCGATGGGCGTGACGATCGCGGGCTTGGGCGAGACCACAGGCGTCGCCGTCGCCGAGGTGTCGTCCGCGCGGGTGCGCGAGGTGCGCGAGCGCAACCCCGCCCTGAGGCTCCGCCGGTACGGCGTCACGCCGCTCTGATCGCCGCCAACCGCCGCGCGGCCTCCTCCAGCACCTCCGTGCGCTTGCAGAACGCGAAGCGGACGAGGGATGCGGTGCGCGCCGCGTACTCGTCGCGCGCGAACGCGCCGAGCGGGACGGCGACCACGCCGGCCAGCTCCGGCAGCGCGCGGCACAGCTCCACCGCGTCCGGGAACCGAGCGGCGCCGCATCCGCCACGACGA encodes the following:
- a CDS encoding PAS domain-containing sensor histidine kinase — its product is MTIDRWLSRIPIDSPSAFMKQVPTIAGFAIAAIIALIPNGVPVTNVPLFWGGMGLVAIASVLAAVVPWRRFHSEWTVVVPVLSLLAVALLRLGTGSSVSPFAVLTLLPFVWIATEEGRVNILIAAVGTFIVLFAPLVIDGGARTPGDVVRAFFSPLIYLIVAIVINEIAHRMRLQVKAAHESAEQQQALLAQAVVAQDELVLNEARLKTANRLIQSIWNAVTEQSVIGTDLDGLIDVWNPGAEKMLGLTEKQVLDGKHHVIDFHLHEELEQRLQEMDARFTTVSSIDDFSALVDTVRAGSADVRDWTYVRPDGKRVAVQVAATPRLDENGHRVGFIFVATDMTQAREFARLKDEFVGLISHELRTPLSSILGYLELMRDDDESPLSEEQLQYLGVAERNAHRLLRLVGDLLFTAQVESGRFPLEIKDVDLGGVVSTSVESSAPVAANAGVTLVSEVPDRPVEVRGDPVRLGQAVDNLVSNALKFTPRGGTVTVALRPDGEQAVIAVTDTGIGIPAVELSQLSQRFFRASTATRNAVPGVGLGLTITKAIVTAHGGRLDIASEEGVGTSISIVLPVETPQPVTEAIPRAEVTK